The following proteins come from a genomic window of Enterococcus gilvus ATCC BAA-350:
- a CDS encoding LPXTG cell wall anchor domain-containing protein — protein MKRLAIKSLLLIVLLFTAVPAFAADAEYDSNGVTAFYGKYEYPKKPTKKEESQKEGGSAAIPEQGAQESGHSTTGYAGALPSYKGEGTIIPATGDTSNVVTSLIGVVLLAFVFFKLKEGENTETHTIR, from the coding sequence ATGAAACGATTAGCTATAAAAAGTTTGCTACTAATAGTGTTGCTGTTTACTGCTGTTCCGGCTTTTGCCGCAGATGCGGAATATGATAGCAATGGGGTTACCGCCTTTTATGGAAAATATGAGTATCCTAAAAAGCCCACAAAAAAAGAGGAATCCCAAAAAGAGGGCGGTTCTGCCGCTATTCCTGAACAGGGCGCTCAGGAATCTGGACATTCAACGACGGGCTATGCCGGCGCGTTACCTTCCTATAAAGGAGAAGGAACGATCATTCCAGCTACAGGGGATACTTCAAATGTGGTCACCTCATTGATCGGCGTTGTCTTGTTAGCATTTGTTTTCTTCAAGCTAAAGGAGGGCGAGAACACTGAAACACATACCATTCGTTAG
- a CDS encoding transketolase, which produces MVNLEEKAIELRQWVIRSLASAGSGHPGGSLSAIDILTVLYYQEMDIDLKYYDQKNRDYFVLSKGHAAPALYAVLADKGFFSKEELLGLRKFGSQLQGHPDRLKTRGVDTSSGSLGQGLSIANGLALAQRMNGIEKNVYILLGDGELQEGQVWEAVMTAAHYKLDRVIAFVDNNGLQIDGTNDEVMAVKDIGQKFAAFNWHVLTADGHDFDSLTKAVQEVKRRKDGPSVIVCRTHKGKGISFMEDQVSWHGKAPSPEEAERALAELKEAL; this is translated from the coding sequence ATGGTTAATTTAGAAGAAAAAGCAATTGAATTGCGACAGTGGGTTATTCGATCGTTGGCTTCGGCTGGTTCAGGACACCCTGGAGGTTCGTTGTCAGCGATTGATATCTTAACGGTACTTTATTATCAAGAAATGGATATTGATTTAAAGTATTATGATCAAAAAAATAGAGATTATTTCGTTCTTTCCAAAGGGCACGCAGCACCAGCCCTATACGCTGTTTTAGCGGATAAGGGGTTCTTTTCGAAAGAAGAACTACTTGGATTGAGAAAATTTGGTTCTCAGTTGCAAGGGCATCCGGATAGACTTAAAACGCGAGGTGTTGACACTTCGAGTGGTTCATTGGGGCAAGGTTTGTCCATCGCGAATGGATTGGCATTGGCTCAACGCATGAATGGCATCGAAAAAAATGTTTATATTTTATTAGGTGATGGTGAATTGCAGGAAGGGCAAGTCTGGGAAGCTGTGATGACTGCAGCTCATTACAAATTGGATCGCGTAATTGCATTTGTAGATAATAATGGGTTGCAGATCGATGGAACGAATGATGAAGTAATGGCTGTAAAAGATATCGGCCAGAAATTCGCTGCGTTCAATTGGCATGTATTGACAGCTGATGGACACGACTTTGATTCATTAACAAAAGCTGTTCAAGAAGTGAAACGCAGGAAAGATGGTCCTTCAGTTATTGTGTGCCGAACACATAAAGGTAAGGGTATTAGCTTCATGGAAGATCAAGTTAGCTGGCATGGAAAAGCGCCTTCTCCAGAAGAGGCTGAAAGAGCATTGGCGGAACTTAAGGAGGCACTCTAG
- the dhaL gene encoding dihydroxyacetone kinase subunit DhaL, which translates to MNEIVLDKQFFANSLERMAELAEENRDYWTKLDSDIGDGDHGINLSIGFRAVNANLQDNLEKAEDITALLKKSGMVLLSKVGGASGPLYGSFFIKMGKDDTGKSEVSFPEFVGMLKNGIDAVQQRGKAEIGDKTMLDALLPGIDYLTEHKNEADSVAIMEEAVSIMKHGAESTVPLIAKKGRAMRLGERAVGHKDPGSESSWMLMNVFLEEMKK; encoded by the coding sequence ATGAATGAAATAGTGCTGGATAAACAATTTTTCGCGAATAGTTTAGAGAGAATGGCGGAGCTGGCGGAAGAAAATCGGGATTACTGGACCAAGTTGGACTCAGACATTGGTGACGGGGATCACGGAATCAATTTAAGTATTGGCTTTAGAGCAGTGAATGCCAACTTGCAAGACAATTTAGAAAAAGCGGAAGATATTACAGCCTTACTAAAGAAATCGGGTATGGTGCTTTTAAGTAAAGTTGGCGGTGCTTCGGGTCCACTATATGGTAGTTTCTTTATCAAGATGGGCAAAGATGATACTGGAAAATCTGAAGTCTCATTCCCGGAATTTGTCGGTATGTTGAAAAATGGTATTGATGCAGTTCAACAGCGGGGAAAAGCTGAAATAGGCGATAAAACCATGCTTGATGCATTACTACCTGGAATCGATTATTTGACGGAGCATAAAAATGAGGCTGATTCTGTAGCGATAATGGAAGAAGCCGTATCAATTATGAAGCACGGAGCAGAATCGACCGTCCCACTAATTGCAAAAAAAGGAAGGGCAATGAGATTAGGAGAACGTGCAGTTGGACACAAAGATCCTGGCTCCGAATCATCTTGGATGCTGATGAATGTCTTTCTTGAAGAAATGAAAAAATAA
- a CDS encoding pectate lyase-like adhesive domain-containing protein, whose amino-acid sequence MLRRKIKVVLFLIILLPYFQVPHVNAEETTQESTRSTEQTEVGDLSNSIQSSTDESKTDDRVMDSSSEDIPSAETSSTAPRDEKTENSDNSTDKTASSETSEKEPEAKKAKIRALAANEAVVDNWSDFVKAIRNETITKISLSKSFDNPSASDGTLSTYARKNDLEIDGQGHRVDFKDSSIYLASPQNATGSFHMHDITLNQRYGGAYSEDIVGNRLNYTFGAKWKYRFGNITAESGVQRLARASHSEVRVYGNMNINTRAENFYLGSLIMEDGTNYKGNVNYYDFSVFWYNVRASAGSTGASREFTIGKNCHVDVGQTQTTGRTYPAVYSYYLALTVGENSVFNVDMPGNAVRFDDTGAGMTIKKGAVVNLTSKQLAGSIVAFSANNTYLNAEPGSFFYVIGTSNQPLINMAANGIGTGSVSRTGNSFTLNSPAQYDLRNLNNSQIAVNVAYGSEANNTFSILDSDVDLWKVGVPVLGPSSETYAKVPSLKVTGSGSREAVTTSVAGLDQFKQANYRRISGMNQDPKIEWTPVTDADKTIKGRVIIGEVPDNNGLVGGEIKYIPVYASENQAKVKLTDTNGNVRDNLLTDKNGYVSYTDTSTPVKFQKAGENISGIAERGPWITPTPITTTVIDVTPPEPAKVDHADGIQSITKQLTGTGEPNSIITFTVNGQPSGIPGQLVGADGKWTIDISTIQITRGDVLQFFLQDQSGPITALSEADRPSTNNSIGNINPKTDMTYRDATFKAGTKITVVGSLSLVSVPNGLEFGSNSVSNKLETYRPTATGTLVVSDTRGGARKPWRLTLSQSETLKNGTISLEDALYYTSTLGEKPITTASQIVESGSFSSDGSKDISAGWTGNNGFKLSVPVEKQRVGEYSGKLSWQLEDVPGN is encoded by the coding sequence ATGTTAAGACGCAAAATTAAAGTAGTCTTATTTTTAATCATTTTACTTCCATATTTCCAAGTTCCTCATGTGAATGCTGAAGAAACCACACAAGAAAGTACGCGTTCCACTGAGCAAACGGAGGTAGGAGATCTAAGTAATAGTATCCAATCTTCTACTGATGAGAGTAAAACAGATGATCGTGTGATGGATTCATCATCTGAAGACATACCGTCAGCAGAAACAAGTTCGACAGCTCCTCGTGATGAAAAGACAGAAAATTCTGATAACTCAACAGATAAAACAGCATCTTCGGAAACGAGTGAGAAGGAACCAGAAGCCAAAAAGGCAAAGATTCGTGCATTAGCAGCAAATGAAGCGGTCGTGGATAACTGGTCAGATTTTGTCAAAGCGATTCGGAATGAAACGATTACTAAGATATCCTTATCCAAAAGCTTTGACAACCCAAGTGCTTCAGATGGGACCTTGTCGACTTACGCCAGAAAAAATGATCTGGAGATCGACGGTCAAGGGCACCGTGTTGATTTCAAAGATTCTTCCATTTATTTAGCTTCACCTCAAAATGCTACGGGTTCTTTTCATATGCATGATATCACCCTAAACCAAAGGTATGGCGGAGCGTATTCTGAAGACATCGTTGGGAACCGTCTAAATTATACTTTTGGAGCAAAATGGAAGTATCGCTTTGGGAATATCACAGCTGAATCTGGGGTACAACGATTAGCGAGGGCTTCACACTCAGAAGTCAGAGTCTATGGCAATATGAACATCAATACCCGTGCTGAAAACTTTTATCTAGGAAGCTTGATCATGGAAGACGGCACGAATTATAAAGGAAACGTCAATTACTATGATTTCTCTGTATTTTGGTACAACGTACGTGCTAGTGCTGGATCAACGGGGGCTTCAAGAGAATTCACGATAGGAAAAAATTGTCATGTTGATGTTGGTCAAACACAAACGACAGGGCGAACCTATCCAGCAGTTTACAGCTATTATTTAGCGCTGACGGTTGGAGAGAACAGTGTATTTAACGTAGACATGCCTGGGAATGCGGTACGTTTTGATGATACTGGTGCGGGAATGACGATCAAAAAAGGCGCAGTTGTCAATCTAACAAGTAAACAATTGGCTGGGTCGATCGTTGCATTTAGTGCCAACAATACGTATTTAAACGCGGAGCCGGGAAGTTTCTTTTATGTAATCGGAACAAGTAATCAACCGTTGATCAATATGGCAGCGAACGGTATAGGAACTGGGAGTGTCAGTCGAACGGGGAACTCCTTCACGTTGAACAGTCCTGCTCAATATGATTTGAGAAACCTGAATAACTCGCAAATCGCGGTTAATGTCGCGTATGGAAGTGAAGCGAACAATACGTTTTCAATTCTAGATTCAGATGTTGATCTTTGGAAGGTTGGCGTGCCTGTTTTAGGGCCGTCAAGTGAAACCTATGCGAAAGTACCGAGTTTGAAAGTTACGGGGAGTGGTTCGAGAGAGGCTGTGACGACATCCGTTGCTGGATTGGACCAATTCAAGCAGGCGAACTATCGCCGAATTTCAGGGATGAACCAAGATCCTAAAATCGAATGGACACCTGTGACAGATGCCGATAAGACAATCAAAGGCCGAGTAATTATTGGTGAAGTACCCGATAACAATGGTTTAGTTGGCGGGGAGATCAAGTATATTCCTGTGTATGCGTCAGAAAACCAGGCGAAGGTGAAACTGACAGATACAAACGGGAATGTCCGAGACAATCTACTGACAGATAAAAATGGCTATGTCTCTTACACAGACACAAGCACACCCGTCAAATTCCAAAAAGCTGGAGAAAATATCTCAGGAATCGCAGAACGCGGACCTTGGATCACACCAACACCAATCACTACCACTGTCATCGATGTCACACCACCAGAACCTGCGAAAGTCGATCATGCGGATGGCATCCAAAGCATTACGAAGCAATTAACAGGAACTGGGGAACCTAACAGTATTATAACATTTACCGTCAATGGTCAACCATCTGGAATTCCTGGGCAACTAGTAGGAGCCGATGGGAAATGGACGATTGATATATCAACGATACAAATTACACGAGGAGATGTCTTACAATTTTTCTTGCAAGACCAGAGCGGTCCGATCACGGCATTAAGCGAGGCGGACCGACCAAGTACGAATAATTCAATTGGTAATATTAATCCTAAAACAGATATGACTTATCGTGACGCAACATTTAAAGCGGGTACAAAGATCACAGTAGTAGGAAGTTTATCATTAGTTTCCGTTCCAAATGGACTGGAATTTGGTAGTAATTCTGTTTCGAACAAATTGGAGACCTATCGTCCAACAGCTACAGGTACTCTTGTAGTCTCCGACACACGAGGCGGAGCAAGAAAGCCTTGGCGATTGACGTTGAGCCAATCTGAAACACTAAAAAATGGGACGATCTCTTTAGAGGATGCTTTATATTATACGTCGACATTAGGTGAAAAACCGATCACCACAGCTTCGCAAATCGTAGAATCCGGATCATTTTCTTCTGATGGCTCCAAGGATATTTCCGCTGGATGGACAGGAAACAACGGCTTCAAGTTGAGTGTCCCCGTTGAAAAGCAACGGGTGGGTGAATATTCAGGAAAACTCTCATGGCAATTAGAAGATGTTCCAGGAAATTAG
- a CDS encoding WxL domain-containing protein gives MKKFGSLFLATAILASIGLSTTTTFAADGGNYDTNGVITFTPNTDPTNPVDPTDPTKPVTPVDPTDPTGPKPGTNGPLSIDYASSLDFGTQKITSKDEVYKAKAQKYLDKDSNEKTGPNFVQVTDNRGTEAGWTLQVKQNSQFKTEDAKELTGAEVTFKNGNVVTASDSAKPTGKATIVADPTGELQDVMAAKAGQGAGTYLNNWGTDATTGANSIELSVPGSTTKYAKKYSTTFTWVLTDAPGN, from the coding sequence ATGAAAAAATTTGGTTCTTTATTTCTAGCAACAGCTATTTTAGCAAGTATTGGCTTGAGCACAACAACAACTTTTGCGGCAGATGGCGGCAATTACGACACAAACGGGGTCATCACGTTTACACCTAATACAGACCCAACAAATCCAGTCGATCCAACTGATCCAACGAAACCAGTTACGCCAGTCGATCCAACAGACCCAACAGGTCCTAAACCAGGAACGAATGGCCCATTATCGATCGATTATGCATCAAGCTTAGATTTCGGAACACAAAAAATCACCTCAAAAGACGAGGTATACAAAGCAAAAGCGCAAAAATATCTTGATAAAGACAGCAATGAAAAAACTGGTCCTAACTTTGTCCAAGTAACAGATAACCGCGGAACAGAAGCAGGTTGGACATTGCAAGTAAAACAAAACAGCCAGTTCAAAACAGAAGATGCAAAAGAATTGACCGGAGCTGAAGTAACATTTAAGAACGGAAATGTCGTTACAGCATCCGATTCAGCAAAACCTACGGGTAAAGCGACGATTGTTGCCGATCCAACTGGTGAATTACAAGACGTCATGGCTGCAAAAGCAGGCCAAGGTGCAGGAACCTATTTAAATAACTGGGGAACCGATGCAACAACAGGTGCCAACAGCATTGAATTAAGCGTACCTGGTTCAACAACAAAATATGCGAAAAAATATTCAACAACCTTCACGTGGGTACTAACCGACGCACCTGGAAACTAA
- a CDS encoding dihydroxyacetone kinase subunit DhaK has translation MKRLINDGYEVVEEMLEGYAAANKDYVTLDLENRVVVSKLMSKEPRVRVIVGGGSGHEPMFLGYVGKDFADAAVVGNVNTSPAPDACYEAVKAVDSGKGCLYLYGNYAGDVMNFDMGAEMALEEDGIRVETVTTTDDVYSAKDKKDRRGVAGDLPVFKVAGSAAAKGYDLDQVKAVTEKANDNTYSLGVALSSSTLPVTGDVIFQMDEGDMEIGMGIHGEPGIERRKVEKADVIIDEIMKIILEDSKIDAGDEVYVLVNGLGALPVMDQYVCYRRVDQILNKKGIKIHRTDVGNYATSMDMAGMSVTLVKLDVEIRELLDAPCNTPFYKL, from the coding sequence ATGAAGCGTCTTATAAATGATGGCTATGAAGTAGTAGAAGAAATGTTAGAAGGATACGCAGCGGCCAATAAGGATTATGTGACATTAGATTTAGAAAATCGTGTGGTTGTTAGTAAACTTATGAGTAAAGAGCCCCGCGTTCGGGTGATCGTGGGTGGTGGCTCGGGTCATGAACCAATGTTCTTAGGTTATGTCGGAAAGGACTTTGCTGACGCAGCAGTAGTTGGGAATGTGAATACTTCTCCTGCACCGGATGCGTGTTACGAAGCTGTAAAAGCGGTAGATAGCGGTAAAGGCTGCTTATATCTTTACGGAAATTATGCTGGCGATGTAATGAATTTTGATATGGGTGCTGAAATGGCACTAGAGGAAGATGGGATTCGTGTAGAAACGGTTACCACAACAGACGATGTTTATTCCGCAAAAGACAAAAAGGACCGTCGCGGCGTAGCAGGCGACCTACCAGTCTTTAAAGTGGCTGGAAGTGCAGCTGCAAAAGGGTACGATTTGGATCAAGTTAAAGCAGTGACTGAAAAAGCAAACGATAATACCTACTCGTTAGGTGTTGCACTGTCTTCTTCTACGTTACCAGTTACCGGTGATGTTATCTTCCAAATGGATGAAGGGGACATGGAAATTGGTATGGGGATCCATGGAGAGCCGGGAATCGAACGCCGTAAAGTTGAAAAGGCCGATGTAATCATTGACGAGATCATGAAAATTATTCTTGAAGATTCAAAAATTGATGCAGGCGACGAAGTCTATGTCTTGGTCAATGGTTTAGGGGCATTACCTGTAATGGACCAATACGTTTGTTATCGACGTGTTGATCAAATCTTGAATAAAAAAGGAATAAAAATCCATCGGACTGATGTAGGCAATTATGCGACTTCCATGGATATGGCAGGGATGTCTGTTACCTTAGTAAAATTAGACGTTGAGATCAGAGAATTGCTAGATGCACCATGTAATACACCATTTTATAAATTGTAG
- a CDS encoding Lin0368 family putative glycerol transporter subunit, whose translation MTLALGLATVCGGFLFPFVIRMAWGKMVEHWGPIGGWMAALFIVGTVWCINHGISTPMIAQTGAWVDQGLAAGVGVWVASALVGGNVKKSIPKILAAVSGGLLGGLLLSLFL comes from the coding sequence ATGACTTTGGCTTTAGGACTGGCAACAGTATGTGGGGGCTTTTTATTTCCCTTTGTAATTCGTATGGCATGGGGCAAAATGGTGGAGCACTGGGGACCAATCGGTGGTTGGATGGCAGCCTTGTTTATTGTCGGAACCGTTTGGTGTATTAATCACGGCATCTCAACCCCAATGATCGCGCAAACGGGTGCATGGGTCGATCAAGGGTTAGCAGCCGGCGTTGGTGTATGGGTGGCTTCCGCATTGGTTGGAGGAAATGTAAAAAAATCAATTCCTAAAATTCTAGCAGCTGTATCAGGCGGATTATTAGGCGGATTATTATTGTCTTTGTTCTTATAA
- a CDS encoding transketolase family protein encodes MRKATRQAYGETLVQLKDHKDIVVLDADLSAATKTDMFAKAAPEKFFNMGIAEEDMIGTAAGLALGGKRPFASSFAIFEAGRAYEQIRNAVAYQKLNVTIAATHAGITVGEDGGSHQSIEDLALMRVIPGMTILNPADDLETEAAMKAIFEQDGPVYLRLGRLPVKRIHDTKSPFKIGKAETIIEGNSGTIVATGSMVQEAVLAAKKLAEIGIQIRVLNYSTIKPLDESLLIKAAAETPWIITAEEHSVIGGLGSAVAEYLAEHYPTRVVKIGIQDQFGQSGDPKLLKDFYGLTAKNLVENVKLLTRS; translated from the coding sequence GTGAGAAAAGCAACGAGACAAGCGTATGGAGAAACATTGGTTCAACTAAAAGATCATAAAGACATAGTGGTCTTAGATGCAGATTTATCGGCTGCAACGAAAACGGACATGTTTGCCAAGGCTGCACCAGAAAAGTTTTTTAATATGGGCATTGCAGAAGAAGACATGATTGGAACTGCGGCAGGACTTGCTTTAGGAGGGAAGAGGCCCTTCGCTAGTAGTTTTGCGATTTTCGAAGCAGGTAGAGCGTACGAGCAGATTCGAAATGCAGTTGCTTACCAAAAATTAAACGTAACTATTGCGGCGACACATGCTGGAATTACAGTAGGTGAAGACGGGGGTTCTCATCAGTCCATTGAGGACTTGGCTTTAATGAGAGTGATCCCAGGTATGACTATTCTTAATCCTGCGGATGATTTGGAGACGGAGGCAGCGATGAAAGCGATATTCGAACAGGATGGTCCTGTATATTTACGTCTAGGACGTCTGCCTGTCAAACGAATCCATGATACAAAATCTCCTTTTAAAATAGGAAAAGCAGAAACAATAATAGAAGGAAACTCAGGAACGATTGTTGCTACCGGTTCAATGGTACAAGAAGCCGTGTTGGCAGCGAAAAAATTGGCTGAAATAGGTATTCAAATTCGGGTGTTGAATTATTCGACGATCAAACCGTTAGACGAGTCTCTTCTTATAAAAGCTGCAGCAGAAACTCCTTGGATTATTACAGCTGAGGAGCACAGCGTCATCGGCGGATTGGGTAGTGCCGTAGCGGAATACTTAGCAGAACATTATCCAACTCGAGTAGTTAAAATTGGAATTCAAGATCAATTTGGTCAATCAGGAGATCCTAAATTATTGAAAGATTTTTATGGGCTAACTGCAAAAAATTTAGTAGAAAATGTTAAATTATTGACTAGAAGCTGA
- a CDS encoding WxL domain-containing protein produces the protein MVSLLFIGGTGAHAEDTNTHMKYQSGGGTTTKPLDPLLPDPTKPVVPVDPTNPVGPPAGTGGSLSLDFSSSIQFGNQAISTKDETYYAHAQEYTDFDGVKKKGPNYVQVTDVRGTGSGWKLGVKQNGQFQTSESQKLSGAELIFTQGGMISNLSNAYAPVASSGFSLPLDAEINVITADTDKGFGTWLYRFGTNEATGGQAIQLKVPGKTVKYAKKYQTTVTWTLKDVP, from the coding sequence ATGGTCTCGCTTCTATTTATTGGAGGAACGGGCGCACATGCAGAAGATACGAACACACATATGAAGTATCAAAGTGGTGGGGGAACGACAACAAAACCACTTGACCCGCTGCTCCCAGATCCTACAAAGCCAGTTGTTCCTGTTGATCCGACAAATCCAGTTGGACCTCCGGCAGGTACAGGCGGCAGTTTATCTCTTGATTTTTCTTCAAGTATCCAATTCGGGAATCAAGCGATCTCTACGAAGGATGAGACCTATTATGCTCATGCACAAGAATACACTGATTTTGACGGTGTTAAGAAAAAGGGTCCAAACTATGTACAGGTCACAGACGTTCGAGGAACGGGTAGTGGATGGAAGTTAGGAGTCAAACAAAACGGTCAGTTTCAAACTTCTGAATCTCAAAAATTAAGCGGTGCTGAATTGATATTTACTCAAGGTGGAATGATCTCGAATCTTTCAAATGCGTATGCACCTGTTGCAAGCAGCGGATTTTCTTTACCGCTTGATGCGGAGATCAATGTAATAACAGCCGACACAGATAAAGGATTCGGAACATGGCTGTACCGTTTTGGGACCAACGAAGCCACAGGTGGACAAGCGATTCAGTTGAAGGTTCCTGGGAAAACAGTCAAATATGCGAAAAAGTATCAAACAACAGTAACATGGACATTAAAAGATGTTCCTTAA
- a CDS encoding WxL domain-containing protein: MKKVRLMTVATLAALSLSTVGGVISHAADTDYTSNGAVEFIPNPDPTKPVDPTDPDPSKPVEPVDPTDPNGPNPGTDGPLSIDYASSLDFGVNKITNKDEVYYARAQQFKDGSAAKPNYVQVSDNRGSNGGWTLKVKQNGQFKAASTLNDTLTGSAVKLVSPTVASNSTAVHPTAAATISLDPAGAESLVMSAKTNQGAGTYVNRWGTAESVKEKDKDGKEVDADVTKAITLAVPGSTPKDAVKYSTTLTWSLSDVPGN; this comes from the coding sequence ATGAAAAAAGTAAGGTTAATGACCGTTGCGACACTTGCAGCACTATCACTTTCAACAGTCGGCGGTGTTATTTCACATGCAGCAGACACAGATTACACATCAAATGGTGCGGTGGAATTTATTCCAAATCCTGATCCAACAAAACCAGTGGACCCCACTGATCCTGATCCGTCTAAACCGGTCGAACCGGTCGATCCGACAGATCCAAATGGTCCGAATCCAGGAACCGATGGTCCGTTATCCATCGACTATGCGTCATCACTTGATTTTGGTGTAAATAAGATCACCAATAAAGATGAAGTGTACTATGCAAGAGCACAACAATTTAAAGATGGCAGTGCAGCAAAGCCAAACTATGTTCAAGTCTCAGACAACCGTGGAAGTAACGGCGGATGGACGTTGAAGGTAAAACAAAACGGTCAATTCAAAGCGGCAAGCACATTGAATGATACGTTAACGGGCTCAGCGGTTAAATTGGTTAGTCCGACGGTTGCCAGCAATTCGACAGCCGTACATCCTACAGCGGCAGCAACGATTTCCTTAGATCCTGCAGGTGCAGAAAGTCTGGTTATGTCAGCGAAAACAAATCAAGGTGCAGGAACCTACGTCAATCGTTGGGGAACGGCTGAATCAGTAAAAGAAAAAGACAAAGATGGCAAAGAAGTTGATGCAGACGTGACAAAAGCAATCACTTTGGCTGTACCCGGCAGCACCCCTAAAGATGCTGTGAAATACAGTACAACATTGACATGGAGCTTATCTGACGTACCTGGCAATTAA